ACGGCATTGGCGCCGATATAGATAGCCTCGGCATCGAGCACCTCGGCCCACGCCAACGCCAACGACAGAAAAATAGTATTGCGCGCCGGCACGTAGGTGACCGGAATACCGACACTCGGCGCATCGGGGACCGATATCGTCGGGTCGGTCAACGCCGAACCGCCGATCCACGACAAATCGAACCGCGCGACGCGATGCTCGACAGCACCGAGCGATTGCGCGGCGCGGCGCGCGGCGTCGAGCTCGAGGCGATGGCGTTGACCGTAATCGATTGTAAGCGCGAAACAGGCACCGACTTCCGCGCGGGCAATGGCCAAGGTCGTGGCGGAGTCGAGACCGCCGGACAACAGCACGACAGCACGACGATTGTCAGCGGCCACGTGCGTCACCCCAGAGTATCTTGTGCAACTGCAACTGCATCCGTACCGACAATCGATCGGCCAATATCCAATCGGCGAGGTCGCCTGGTTTGATTTGCCCGTACGATGGCGAGAACAATACTTCGCTGCGTTCGCTCAGATGATGCTGCTGTACCTGCGCGCGACTCCATTCGTAGTCGGCACGATCGCAAATGACGAACTTAACTTGGTCTTTGCGCTGCAACAGCGCGATATTGACGTAGCGATTGCGATCCTCTTCTTTCGAGCCCGGCGTTTTTAAATCCATGACGATGCTGACACGCGCATCGATGTCGGCGATGTCGAGCGCGCCGCTCGTTTCCAACGACACTTCGTAGCCCTGCGCCGCCAATTGCGCCAACAGCGGACGGCACGCGGGTTGCGCAAGCGGCTCGCCGCCGGTAACGGTCACGTATCGCGGTCCGTAGCTCGCGATTTGCGCCAGGATTTGGTCCAACGTCATCCACTCGCCGCCGTGAAAGGCGTACGCGGTATCGCAATATTGGCAACGCAACGGACACCCGGTGAGACGCACAAACACCGTCGGCAAGCCGACCGTACGCGCCTCGCCTTGTAGCGAGTAAAAAATTTCCGTGATACGCAACCGCGTATCGGCGGACGGCGCCGGTGAGTGGGTGGAATCAGCAGCGATCGTTGTCGTCATGGGTGTGCGCCGGGAGGTCGAAAACGGCGATTGATTATACCGGACTAGTGCGAGTTGCCGCTGCCATCGGCGAAGAAGTTAACGGCGGGAGCGCATTACCTACTAATTACCGACCCTCTTGGGTCAGCTTAGTGAGCCGAAGCTCGGCCGCTTTCGACGCGGTCGTATTGGGGTAGCGTTTGACCACGTCCTTCAGCGCCTCACGTGCCTTGCCATAAGCACCGAGCTCGTAATGCGTATACCCGATCTTGAGCAACGCATCGGCCGCCTTTGGGCTTTGCGGAAAATCGCTGACGACCTTACCGAAGCCATCGAGCGCGCCACGGAAGTCGCGCATGACGTAGGCGGTCTCGCCGACCCAGTACTGAGCGTTGGCGGTCAAGGGGCCTTGCGGGAAACGGCTGACATATTCGCGAAAGCTCTTACCGGCCTGCTCGTACATGCCTTGCTTCATCTGCGCAAATGCGGCGTCGTACTGCTGCTGCTCGGCAGCGCTTGGTGGGCTAGCCGGCGCCCGTGTCGCCGGCGGCGGTGTGCCGGCCACGGGTGCTGTCGGTTCCGATGTGTTTGCTGGATCGCTGCCGCGGCGTTCGAGCTCGCGCAAGCGCTTATCGAAATCGGTTAGCGAATCGCGATAACGAATCTTCAACCGATCGAGCTCATGCTCGGTCGTCTCCTGCTGATCGCGCATTTCACGCAGCTGCGTCTGCAACGCCTCGACCTCGGTATAGAGCTCGACCAGCTCTTGCCGTTGGGTGCGAGGCGGTGCCGCAGCCGGCGCCGGCACGTTATCGGCCGGCGCTGTCGGTGCTGGCGCCGGACGCCGATCCGGAAGATCGGCGGCGACAGCGGCACCAGCAACGACAATTGCGAACGTTAGGACAGCAACGCGTTGGCAGCGAAGCAAAAACATTTACTGATATATGAATTCCACGCGACGGTTGAACGCCCACGCTTGTTCGTCATGATCGGCGTTGAGCGGCTTTTCTTCGCCGAACGACACGACGTTAACGCGATTGCCGGTAACACCGAGCACACGCAGCAACTTCTCGACCGACTGCGCACGACGCTCGCCGAGCGCTAAGTTGTACTCGCGCGTTCCACGCTCGTCGCAATGGCCTTCGAGCTGAACCTTGACATTCGGGTTGGCAACGAGATAACGGCCATGGGCCTCGATGATCTTGCGCGCTTCTTCATCGAGCGTGCTGGAATCGAACGGGAAATGTACGCGCCACTCGGCCGGGCGCTCACTGCCGCCGGCCTGCGGAATCGATTCACCGACCGCTTCGTTCTGCGCTGGTGCAGAACCGGTATCGGCGCCGGAACCGGTGCTCCCGTCGGTGCCGTCCTGGCCCGGGGTGTCCGTCTTGGTACTGCTAGCGCAACCGCCGAGCCCGATCGCGGCCACCAATAAAACTACTAGTTCGAACTGTCGTTTCATGCTTCCTCCTAAAAATTGAAATTAACGGTTGTACGGTGACCATGCCGGCTCGCGGACGTCGGCCGTTTCGAGCCGAAAAGTTTGACGCACTCGACCGTCGATCGATACCGACGCGAGCGCCCCCTGCCCCCGGACTTCGGTAGCATACAGTATCATCCGGCCATTAGGCGCAAACGTTGGGGATTCGTCGAGCGGTGTGTCGGTCAAGACCTGCAGCGTCCGGTCGTCCAGGTTTAGGGTAGCAATATGAAACTTCCCTTGCACCCGGCTAACCAACGTCAGGCTGCGGCCGTCGACGGCATACGAGGGCCGCGCATTGTAATCGCCATCGAACGTCAGCCGCTGGACTTGACGACCGTCGGCGTTCATTCGGTAGATCTGCGGCCGGCCCGAGCGATCCGAGGTGAAAACGAGTTGGCGCCCGTCCGGCGACCACGACGGCTCGGTATCGATAGCCGGGTCGTTGGTCAGACGCGTCAGCTGTCGGGTGGCAAGGTCGAGCACGAAAATATCGGGATTGCCTTCCTTCGACAACTGCAGCGCCAACCGCCGACCATCCGGCGACCAGGCCGGCGCGCTGTTGATGCCTTTGAATTCGGCCAGCAACTCGCGCCGCTGATTGGCGACATTCTGCACGTAAACCTTCGAACGCTTATCCTCGAACGAGACATAAGCGATACGCTCGCCATCCGGCGCCCACGCCGGCGACATCAACGGCTCGGCCGAGCGAACGATGGAGATGGGATTGTAACCGTCGGAATCCGCCACCTGCAGCCGGTAGATCGACTTCTTCGGCCCGGCGTTCTCGCGCGTGATGTAGGCGATGCGCGTATTGAACGCGCCGGGTTCGCCGGTCAACTTTTCGTAGATGACGTCGGATATTTGATGACCGACGGTGCGCAGCATCGAGGCGTTGACGGTGTACTGCAAACCGGCAAGCTCTTTCTGCTTGAACACGTCGAACAACTGGAACCGCACTAGATAACGCCCGGGCCCAGCGGGCGCGACGCTACCAATGACTAACGCCTCAGCTTTGACAAAGCGCCAATCTTTATAGACAACTTCACGCTCTTCGATCGGACGCGAGGCGAACTCCTTGCGATCCAAGGTGGCGAACCGACCACTGCGTCCAAGATCGGCCTCGACCACATCCGACACGACCTGCGGCGGCGCGGTTAGACCGGCCCAACCGAATGGGACAATGGCGATCGGGATGCCGCTCTCTTCGCTCTTGGTGAGCTCAAGGGTAAGAATTGCATGCGCCGGCATCGAGCAAGCCAGCAGCAGCGCCATCGAAATTAAGACTCTAAATTTTTTCATCATAGTGGCGTTCTACCGGTTTTTTGGTTTAACCATTTTCAATTTAAACTCGCGAAATTCGTTAAAAACTTTCACGTCCGAAGACACGGGCAGCGGTGAGGACTTTTTGATCGCCGATTCGGCCGAACGATCAAACACGGGATTGCCACTGGATTCAACCACAGTGGCGTCGACGACTTCGCCGTCCGGCAACAATTGGATTCTCACCACACAACTTGTGCCTTCTGGCGTACCAAACGGAACGTTCCAGCTCGTATGAATTCGCTTCTTCATTAGTGCCTGATAGCGATCGACCTCGGTTCCTACGCGAGCGGCATCTTCCTCCTCGGCGCGCTCCTTCTCTTCCGCTTCAAGTTGCTGTTTGAGCGAATCTTCCGCCACCTTCTGCCGCGCCGTATCATCCTTCTTCTTCGCCTCGTCCTTGCGCCGCTTCTCGTCCTTTTCCTGCTTCGCTTTGAGGTCGGCCTGGCGTTTTCGTTCCGCTTCGGCCTTCTTGCTTTCCTCTTCCTTGCGTTTCTGCGCCTCGACGAGTTTCTTCTCGTCGAGCTTCTTTTGCTCCTCGAGTTTCTGCTGTTCGAGCTTCTGCTGCTCCTCTTTCTTGTGCTTCTCTTCCAGTTGATGGCGCTCTTCTTCTTGCTTGCGTTCTTGCTCGAGGCGTTCGCGTTCGACTTGTTGCTTGCGCTTCGTGTCCTCTTCAACCTTCTTTTGTTGGTCTTCGTGCGCCTGTTGGTGGATCTTCGGATCTTCGACCACGACTGCCTTGATCATCGCCGGCGGCGGCGTCGGTGCTTTGCTGAAGCGCACGCCGATTACGAGCACTGCGACCACCGCCGCGTGCACAAAGATGGCATAGACGACCGCGCTAAAACGGCCAGGAGTTCGATGAGACTGCTTGTCCACTGCGGCTTAGCGTTTCGTCGGTGGTTCGGTGATCAGGCCTACGCTCGGGGCACCGGCCGACTGTAGCAACGTCATCGCCTTTACCACTTCGCCGTAGTCGACACTGCGATCGCCGCGGATCAACACCGGCGTCTGCGGACGCGCATGCAACAGCGACGACACTTTGTGCCGAAGCTCATCCGCCGAGATCTGACGATCGTCTAAAAAGTAGTGGCCGTTGCGATCGACGGTGACGATCAAGCTTTCGTTGTCGGTCGAGTCGATCGGTTTCGATGACGCTTGCGGCAAATCGACTTTTACCCCCTGCTGCAATAACGGCGCGGTAATCATAAAGATGACAAGCAATACCAACATCACGTCGATGTACGGCACGACGTTGATCTCGCTCATTAAGGGTTTGCGCCGGCGGCGATACGACTCCATCGTCAACTCCGAGCAGCGAATGCCTGCCGATGCAGGATACTAGAGAATTCGTCCATGAAAATTTCGTAACGCGTCACCATCCGCTCGACATCGTGCGAAAAACGGTTGTAGGCGATCACCGCCGGAATCGCCGCGAATAAGCCGATGGCGGTTGCGATCAGCGCCTCGGCGATGCCGGGGGCGACGTGCCCGATCGTCGCTTGCTGAACCGTGCCGAGAGCGCGGAACGAATTCATGATGCCCCAGACCGTGCCGAACAGACCCACGTAAGGACTGGTCGAGCCGACGGTGGCGAGAAACGGCAAATGCATTTCCAAAAAATCGGTCTCGCGCGACAGCGCCACTCGCATCGCCCGCTGCACGCCTTCGAGGACTTCCGCCGGCTGAATATTGCCTTGCCCGTGCAACCGTTTGTATTCACGAAAGCCGACGACAAACAAGCTCTCCATCCCGGTCGGCGTCGTGTTCTTGGCGGCGAACTCGGCATGCATCTGCATCAGGCTGCCGCCGGACCAGAAGCGCTGTTCGAAGCGATCGGCCGTGCGCCGCGCCGCTTTCAGCGTCGCCCATTTACGGAAGATCATGACCCAAGAAATAAACGAGGCCAGCAACAGCATTCCCATAACCAACTGCACCGGCAAGCTGGCGTTGGCGATGAGCGACAACATGGCCAAGCCATCGTCAGAGGCAACAACATTCATTTAGTTCGCTCCATCAAGGCGCGCCGCCACAGCATCGGGCAGCGGACGCGGGGTAAAACTAGAAACGTCGAGACAGACGATGCGGATCTCGCCTTCGCATAACGGCTCATCGGCACGCCGAATTTGTTGCATGAGAGTAAAGCTAGCGCTACGACGCTTACTGAGCGTGACCGTTACGTTGACCAACTCGTTAAAGCGCGCCGGCCGCAGAAATTCGACATTGGCCGAACGCACGACGAAGAGCGCACCTTCACGCTGCGCTAATTCATCCAACTCGAAGCCGAGCGAACGCAGCCACTCCGTTCGTGCACGCTCCATAAATTTGAGATAGTTCGAATGATAAACTACGCCGCCGGCATCGGTGTCTTCGTAATAGACTCGGACCGGCAGTATAAACGCCGGCAATGTTATCGTTTTTAGGTCGAGCATCCTGTGCCGCTCACTAACCTTCGAATATGCCGCGCTGCAGCGGCTCGCTACCCGGCGGCGGCGTTAAACCAAAATGGCGCCATGCCGTCGCCGTTGCCAAGCGACCGCGCGGCGTGCGCATCAGGAAGCCCTGCTGAATCAAGAACGGCTCGATCACATCTTCCAACGTGCCGCGCTCTTCGCCGATAGCGGCGGCAAGGCTGTCGATACCGACCGGTCCGCCGCCAAATCTATCGAGCATCGCGCGCAATAATTTTCGGTCCATCACATCGAGACCGAGCGGATCTACCTCTAACATGCGCAACGCCCCTTCGACAACGTCAGCGGTCAGAATACCGTTGCCTTTGATCTCGGCGAAATCGCGCGCACGCCGCAATAATCGATTAGCAATGCGTGGCGTACCGCGCGAACGGCGAGCGATGGCGGCGATCGCTGCCGGCTCGCTCGGTACGCCGAGAATACCGGCGGAGCGAGTGACGATGCGCTCGAGCTCGGCGGCGGTATAGAACTCGAGCCGTAAAACGATGCCGAAACGATCGCGCAGCGGCGAGGTCAACAAACCGGCGCGCGTGGTCGCACCGACCAATGTGAACGGCGGCAAATCGAGCTTGATAGAGCGCGCCGCTGGCCCTTCGCCGATAACGATATCGAGCTGATAATCCTCCAACGCCGGATACAACACTTCTTCCACCACCGGGCTTAAGCGATGGATCTCGTCGATGAACAGCACGTCGTTGGCCTGCAAATTCGTCAACAGTGCCGCCAAATCGCCGGCGCGTTCCAGCACGGGACCCGAGGTTTGCCGCAGGCCGACGCCCATTTCGTGGGCGACGATGTGTGCCAGTGTGGTTTTGCCGAGGCCGGGCGGGCCGAACAGCAGCACATGATCCAACGCCTCGGCACGACCGCGGGCGGCCGCAATGAAGATATCGAGCTGACCGCGGATCGGCTCTTGGCCGACGTATTCCGCCAGCCGCGTCGGCCGCAGCCGATTCGCCTCGACAACTTCTTCGGGCACATCGACAGCGGTAGCGGATACTAGTCGGTCGGTCTCGATCATATATATAGATGTTGCCCTACTCTCCCTCTCCCTTCGGGAGAGAGATGGGGTGAGGGATGTTTAGTTCGCCTGTTGTAATAACAAAGCCAAGACAAGAGATAGCCCTTTTTGCAACGTGCTGCACCTGTTGCATCCCTCACCCTCATTCCCTCTCCCGGAGGGAGAGGGAGGCGAGTCGTTGCGCGCCCCGAAGCGCGCATTTTGTTCTATCGTGCCATGGCCCGGAGCGCCTGGCGAATAATTTCCTCAGTACTAAGCCCCTGATTAGCGAGACCGCGAACCGCGCGGGACGCCTCCGGTGCTTTGTATCCCAGCGCAATCAAGGCGCTAACCGCCTCGCCGACCGGATCGCGCGGCGCACCGGCGGCCGCATTAAAAGCCGCGTTTCCCGTAGGCTCACTGGGCAATTTATCGCGCAATTCGACGATCAACCGCTCGGCGGTCTTGCGGCCGATACCGGGGACCTGCGTTAAACGGGCAATATCGTTATCGGCGATGCAACGGGCCAACTCGTCTTCCGTCAAGCCGGACAGAATGGCCAGCGCTACCCGCGGGCCGACGCCGTTGATTTTGAGCAAGGCGCGAAATTGTCGCCGCTGCGATTCGCGCACGAAGCCGAACAACAGATGCGCATCCTCGCGCACTACCAAATGCGTATGCAGGGTCACCGGCTCGCCGATCGCCGGCAGATCGTAGAACGTGGTCATCGGCGCTTCGAGCTCGTAACCGACGCCGCCGACCTCGACCAATAGCGCCGGCGGTTCTTTACGAATGAGTGTACCGCGCAGACGGCCGATCATGCGGCACCGCCGACAACGCGACCGCGACGCAAGGCGAGCAAACCGGCAGCATGATGCGCATGGCAAATCGCGCAGGCCAATGCATCGGCCGCGTCTGCCGGCGGCGCGCGATTGAGATCGAGCAAGGTTTTCACCATATGTTGGACTTGTTCTTTAGCGGCGCCGCCACGACCGACAACGGCGCTCTTGATTTGCCGCGCCGAATATTCGCTGACATCGAGCCCGCCGTTAACGCCGGCGCAGATCGCAACGCCGCGCGCTTGCCCGAGCTTCAACGCCGAGTCGGCGTTGCGGGCGAGGAATACCTTTTCGGCGGCGAGCACGGTTGGCTGATAGGTCTCGATGATTTCGATCACGCCGTCGTAAATCGATTTCAAGCGGCCGGCCAGTTCGCCCGCCGGCGTGCGCACGCAGCCGCTGGCAATGTATTGCAGCTTGCCGTTGCGCAACACCTGCACCACGCCGAAGCCGGTAATGCGCGAACCGGGGTCGATACCTAATACTCGCATCAGCGCACCGACTCCCGCATCCCTTCAAACAAAAATGCCGACACTCCCCTCTCCCTCCGGGAGAGGGGTCGGGAGTGAGGGGAATTGACGCGGGGTGAACCTTCGCCTCCCTCACCCCATCCCTCTCCCGGGAGGAGAGGGGGAGTTGGTGCGCTGATGCGACTTATAAGAGCGCGCATCAACTGGCGTGCTGCGCCAACACGGTTTCTGGAAAATCGGCGTTGGTGTAGACGTTCTGCACATCGTCGAGATCCTCCAACACCTCAAGCAGCTTGAGCACGTGCTCGGCGTCATCGCCGTCGAGCGACACCGCCGTCGCCGGCCGCTCGATTATTTCGGCACCTTCCGGTTTTAAACCGACCTTGGCCAACGCGTCGCGTACGCCGTGCAGCGCCTCGAAGCCGGTCAGCACGGTGAGTGAGCCGTCGGCTTCGGTAACGACATCGTCGGCACCGGCATCGAGCGCGGCTTCCACGACCGCGTCTTCGTTGGTGCCGGGAGCATAACTGATGATGCCGACTTTCTTGAACAAGTAGGCGACCGAACCGTCCGTGCCGAGATTACCGCCGTATTTGGCGAAGGCATGGCGCACTTCACCGGCGGTGCGGTTGCGATTGTCGGTTTGGCAATCGACGATGACAGCGACACCGCTCGGCCCATAACCTTCATAGCGAACTTCTTCGTAGTGTGCGCCTTCGAGCTCACCGGTGCCGCGTTGGATGGCGCGCTCGATGTTGTCCTTCGGCATGTTTTGCCCAAGCGCCTTATCGATGGCATGGCGCAAACGCGCATTCATCGCCGGATCGCCGCCGCCCATGCGGGCGGCAACCATGATTTCACGAATAAATTTGGTAAAGGTTTTGCCGCGCTTGGCGTCCTGAGCGCCTTTGCGGATGCGAATGTTGGCCCATTTACTGTGTCCGGCCATGGGGACCTCGGTGTTAACAGGAACTCGATAACGGGGCAGTACCCGCGTTGGCAACCGAGTTTAGCATCCACCACTAGGCTTCCCCAACCGCTAAAAAGCCTTCTTCCAGCAACTCGTTTACCGCCTCACTGGCGTTCTCGGTCGTATCAAACAAGCCTACTACCATCTTGTTGCTCATGTTGATGCACAACTTTATTGACGTGCACGACGGTCTCGAGCGCGCTTGCGCACTTCCAACGTTTCTTCAATAGCGGGGACTGTGAGGGTTTGAACCGGGCGCACAGAAAAATCGCGAAAGCGGGCGCCCAGCAAATAAGAGACGTCGCCTTGTGGATGCAACGCGGCGCTCGGAATCAGTATGCGCCGCCCTTCGGGTAATAACACCGATGCCTGTGTTGATGATCGTGGATCGGATTCCAACGTAGCGCGCACGCCGTCGCTGTCGATCACAATAAGTTTCGCTGTCTTCATTAATGATGCCCTCGCTCACGGTTCGACGAAAGCGCTTCCGTTAGGTTCAGAGACGTAGAGGGATTCCCCATTACGTTGAGCATGCCGATGGGCGGCTGTTATGCTTCGGCTCGACCCTAAAAATTATGGAGCTATCTACATTATGAAGCGCTCGACACTGGCGTTTTGTCTCACCACTCTTCCGCTGGTAGCAACGGCGGCCGATGACATCGAGCACATCGATAACCTCAATCAAACACAATTTCGGCAAATCACCGAAGACCTCGGCGCGGCCTTGAGCTACAAGGCGATCGCACCGGCAGAAGCGCTCGGCGTCACCGGATTCGATCTTGGCTTCGAAACGAGCGCCACTCGGGTAGAAAACTCAGCGGCGTGGGAAGTCGCGACGGGCGACTCCGTCAGCACACTTTATGTGTCGCGATTACATTTGCACAAAGGATTGCCTCTGGGGATCGACGTGGGCGCCTTCATCGGTCAAGTCCCAGGTAGCAACGTAAGCTTCGCCGGCGCGGAGCTGCGCTACGCCATCATTAAGGGCGGCATCGCCACACCGGCAGTTGGCGCACGCGCGACGTATACGAAATTATCGGGGGTTAACCAACTCGATTTTTCGACGACCGGCGTTGAGCTCACGGTGTCGAAGGGCTTCGCCGTGTTTACGCCGTATGCAGGTATTGGCGAAGTCTGGGCCAGCGCCGATCCGCAGAACGTGGCAAACGTCACGTCAGAAGATGTCAGCCTGACGAAGTACTACGTCGGTACGAATATCAACGTCGCCGTCATCAACGTCGCCATCGAAGCCGATCGCACCGGCGATGCCACGAGTTACAGCGCAAAATTTGGCTGGCGGTTTTAATTAAACGCAGGGCGGGCAACTTATGGCCCGCCCTGCAGGTTTATTGCCACTGCACCAAATCCCTAACGTCGCTCCACAACAGTAGCAGCCGCTACAAAGCCACCGTGTCTCAAAAAATCGCCCACGCACTCCGCCGCCCGTGCCGATAGCAACATGCCGCTGTGCGCGACGTGCAGCGTAATTTCATCGGCGGCGCCGGGAAGATGCATTTCGTCGAACGTCAGCACGCCATCGTTCGGCCGGCGCAAATCGGGAAATAACACGCGTCCGAATCCCGCCGACATATCGCCCTTAATCACACCGACGCTCCGATCGCCGAGCTCGCCAATCGGCGGCTCGCCGTCGAGCAGACTGGCGATGCTGTGGCCGAGAATGCGCTTACCCCAACGCCGGCGCCACAATCGGCGAGCAATGCCACTACCGCTATGCGGCGCTGCCAACGTTACGATACGGCCGGGACGCGGCGGCGGACAATAACTGAGCATCGCACAGATGAGCACACCGCCGAGGCTGTGACCGACGTAATGCACGACATCGGCGTCAATCGCATCGCTGAATACGCGCAGTGCTGCGGCATTGTCGCGCAACGATTTACGTACCGTCGGATAAGAAAACAGATAGGTGCGAAAGCCGCGACGACGCAGTCGCCAAGCGATCAGCGCCATGCTCCAGCCACCGAGCCAAAGGCCGTTGACCAACACAACCGCCTCGGCGCGCGCCGCCGCGCTCATGCGGCCGGCCATTCTTTATATATGCGCTCGATCGCTACTCGATTGGTCCAGGAGGTGACCCTGGCTATGCCTTCGGCAAAATCGACCCAGACGTATTCGGTATGCTCTTTCGGCGCCAACATCGGCGGCACTTCGGCAGCAAGCTCAAAGGCAAACGCGCGCTCGACGTTTTCCGCAACACCGGGCGCGTAACGATGACGCCAGTGCGGCAGGATCGTGTAAGTCTGGGTCAGCTCGAGATCGCGCAACGTCGGCAGCATGGCCACAAAGCCGGTCTCTTCGCCGAGCTCGCGCGCCGCTGTCACCCGTGGATCGGTCTCGTGCCAATCCATCGCGCCGGTCACGGATTGCCAGAAATCCGGGTGATCGGCGCGCTTCATGAGCAACACTTTGCCGGTGCGCGCATAGATCACGATCAACACCGATTCCGGACGCTTATATGGCTTCACGCCATCTCCTTTGCTAAATGACCGAGTGCGAACAAACCTTGCTCGACACGATCGTTCCAACTCAGAGCGAATGTTAATCGGATAAAATTTTTGTATTTTTGCTTGGCTGAAAACAGCGCGCCCGGCGCGACACTGATACCACGATCCAGCGCGCGTTTATAGAGCTCGAGGCCGTTAACCTTCGCCGGCAACTCGAGCCACAAGACGATGCCGCCGGACGGTTGAGCGACGCGCGTACCTTCGGGAAAATAGCGCGCGATCGCCTGCACCATACGCTCGGCGTTTTGCGCATAAATCGGCCGGACGTTGCGCAGATGGCGCTCGTAACCGCCGTGCTCGAGAAATTCGGCAATCGCCATTTCCGACAGCGTCGCCGTCGCCTGT
The window above is part of the Gammaproteobacteria bacterium genome. Proteins encoded here:
- the ruvB gene encoding Holliday junction branch migration DNA helicase RuvB, with translation MIETDRLVSATAVDVPEEVVEANRLRPTRLAEYVGQEPIRGQLDIFIAAARGRAEALDHVLLFGPPGLGKTTLAHIVAHEMGVGLRQTSGPVLERAGDLAALLTNLQANDVLFIDEIHRLSPVVEEVLYPALEDYQLDIVIGEGPAARSIKLDLPPFTLVGATTRAGLLTSPLRDRFGIVLRLEFYTAAELERIVTRSAGILGVPSEPAAIAAIARRSRGTPRIANRLLRRARDFAEIKGNGILTADVVEGALRMLEVDPLGLDVMDRKLLRAMLDRFGGGPVGIDSLAAAIGEERGTLEDVIEPFLIQQGFLMRTPRGRLATATAWRHFGLTPPPGSEPLQRGIFEG
- the queC gene encoding 7-cyano-7-deazaguanine synthase QueC produces the protein MTHVAADNRRAVVLLSGGLDSATTLAIARAEVGACFALTIDYGQRHRLELDAARRAAQSLGAVEHRVARFDLSWIGGSALTDPTISVPDAPSVGIPVTYVPARNTIFLSLALAWAEVLDAEAIYIGANAVDYSGYPDCRPEYLQAFQQMATLATRAGIEGRGIAVRAPLVSLPKADIIRSGARLGVNFALTLSCYNPDVSARACGVCDSCRLRAQGFAAAGVPDPTPYQ
- the ybgC gene encoding tol-pal system-associated acyl-CoA thioesterase, coding for MLDLKTITLPAFILPVRVYYEDTDAGGVVYHSNYLKFMERARTEWLRSLGFELDELAQREGALFVVRSANVEFLRPARFNELVNVTVTLSKRRSASFTLMQQIRRADEPLCEGEIRIVCLDVSSFTPRPLPDAVAARLDGAN
- the ruvA gene encoding Holliday junction branch migration protein RuvA — translated: MIGRLRGTLIRKEPPALLVEVGGVGYELEAPMTTFYDLPAIGEPVTLHTHLVVREDAHLLFGFVRESQRRQFRALLKINGVGPRVALAILSGLTEDELARCIADNDIARLTQVPGIGRKTAERLIVELRDKLPSEPTGNAAFNAAAGAPRDPVGEAVSALIALGYKAPEASRAVRGLANQGLSTEEIIRQALRAMAR
- the queE gene encoding 7-carboxy-7-deazaguanine synthase QueE is translated as MTTTIAADSTHSPAPSADTRLRITEIFYSLQGEARTVGLPTVFVRLTGCPLRCQYCDTAYAFHGGEWMTLDQILAQIASYGPRYVTVTGGEPLAQPACRPLLAQLAAQGYEVSLETSGALDIADIDARVSIVMDLKTPGSKEEDRNRYVNIALLQRKDQVKFVICDRADYEWSRAQVQQHHLSERSEVLFSPSYGQIKPGDLADWILADRLSVRMQLQLHKILWGDARGR
- the ybgF gene encoding tol-pal system protein YbgF, producing the protein MFLLRCQRVAVLTFAIVVAGAAVAADLPDRRPAPAPTAPADNVPAPAAAPPRTQRQELVELYTEVEALQTQLREMRDQQETTEHELDRLKIRYRDSLTDFDKRLRELERRGSDPANTSEPTAPVAGTPPPATRAPASPPSAAEQQQYDAAFAQMKQGMYEQAGKSFREYVSRFPQGPLTANAQYWVGETAYVMRDFRGALDGFGKVVSDFPQSPKAADALLKIGYTHYELGAYGKAREALKDVVKRYPNTTASKAAELRLTKLTQEGR
- the tolR gene encoding protein TolR yields the protein MESYRRRRKPLMSEINVVPYIDVMLVLLVIFMITAPLLQQGVKVDLPQASSKPIDSTDNESLIVTVDRNGHYFLDDRQISADELRHKVSSLLHARPQTPVLIRGDRSVDYGEVVKAMTLLQSAGAPSVGLITEPPTKR
- the pal gene encoding peptidoglycan-associated lipoprotein Pal, which translates into the protein MKRQFELVVLLVAAIGLGGCASSTKTDTPGQDGTDGSTGSGADTGSAPAQNEAVGESIPQAGGSERPAEWRVHFPFDSSTLDEEARKIIEAHGRYLVANPNVKVQLEGHCDERGTREYNLALGERRAQSVEKLLRVLGVTGNRVNVVSFGEEKPLNADHDEQAWAFNRRVEFIYQ
- the tolQ gene encoding protein TolQ, which encodes MNVVASDDGLAMLSLIANASLPVQLVMGMLLLASFISWVMIFRKWATLKAARRTADRFEQRFWSGGSLMQMHAEFAAKNTTPTGMESLFVVGFREYKRLHGQGNIQPAEVLEGVQRAMRVALSRETDFLEMHLPFLATVGSTSPYVGLFGTVWGIMNSFRALGTVQQATIGHVAPGIAEALIATAIGLFAAIPAVIAYNRFSHDVERMVTRYEIFMDEFSSILHRQAFAARS
- the tolA gene encoding cell envelope integrity protein TolA — its product is MIKAVVVEDPKIHQQAHEDQQKKVEEDTKRKQQVERERLEQERKQEEERHQLEEKHKKEEQQKLEQQKLEEQKKLDEKKLVEAQKRKEEESKKAEAERKRQADLKAKQEKDEKRRKDEAKKKDDTARQKVAEDSLKQQLEAEEKERAEEEDAARVGTEVDRYQALMKKRIHTSWNVPFGTPEGTSCVVRIQLLPDGEVVDATVVESSGNPVFDRSAESAIKKSSPLPVSSDVKVFNEFREFKLKMVKPKNR
- the tolB gene encoding Tol-Pal system beta propeller repeat protein TolB, whose protein sequence is MMKKFRVLISMALLLACSMPAHAILTLELTKSEESGIPIAIVPFGWAGLTAPPQVVSDVVEADLGRSGRFATLDRKEFASRPIEEREVVYKDWRFVKAEALVIGSVAPAGPGRYLVRFQLFDVFKQKELAGLQYTVNASMLRTVGHQISDVIYEKLTGEPGAFNTRIAYITRENAGPKKSIYRLQVADSDGYNPISIVRSAEPLMSPAWAPDGERIAYVSFEDKRSKVYVQNVANQRRELLAEFKGINSAPAWSPDGRRLALQLSKEGNPDIFVLDLATRQLTRLTNDPAIDTEPSWSPDGRQLVFTSDRSGRPQIYRMNADGRQVQRLTFDGDYNARPSYAVDGRSLTLVSRVQGKFHIATLNLDDRTLQVLTDTPLDESPTFAPNGRMILYATEVRGQGALASVSIDGRVRQTFRLETADVREPAWSPYNR